From a region of the Chthonomonas sp. genome:
- the moaA gene encoding GTP 3',8-cyclase MoaA, whose translation MPSRTDMLTDRFGRFHDYLRVSLTDRCNFRCVYCMPESEVPWQPRDEILTFEEIELLVRFFVSHGVRKVRLTGGEPTLRKGYIDLIQNLRRIPGLQSIALTTNGSTLVRDAKALRDAGITSLNVSLDTLRPDRFIEITRRDELPKVLAGIEAAQQLGIGTKINVVVLPGVNEDELFDFVSFSDEHRLTVRFIEFMPFLDNGWSPTKVISSAEIRERLASRYALRALPTASNDVAREYAVDGHNGRVAFVSSVSESFCAGCSRLRLTADGQLKSCLFLPPAVSLRDLVRAGATEVDLAAAVRACLEGKWRAHPPMRSWAQRDNLTMVQIGG comes from the coding sequence GTGCCCTCTCGAACGGACATGCTGACGGACCGGTTCGGCCGATTTCACGACTACCTGCGGGTATCGTTGACAGATCGCTGCAACTTCCGGTGCGTCTACTGCATGCCCGAGAGTGAAGTACCGTGGCAGCCCCGGGACGAGATCCTAACCTTTGAAGAGATCGAACTGCTGGTGCGGTTCTTTGTGTCCCATGGCGTTCGCAAGGTGCGGCTGACCGGGGGCGAGCCGACGCTGCGCAAAGGGTACATCGACCTGATCCAGAACCTGCGTCGGATACCCGGGCTGCAGTCGATCGCGTTGACAACGAATGGCAGTACGCTGGTGCGAGACGCCAAGGCTCTCCGGGACGCAGGAATCACAAGCTTGAACGTGAGCCTCGATACATTGCGTCCGGATCGGTTCATTGAGATCACTCGACGCGACGAATTGCCCAAAGTACTCGCCGGCATCGAGGCTGCCCAGCAGCTCGGGATCGGAACGAAAATCAATGTGGTGGTGTTGCCCGGCGTCAACGAGGACGAGTTGTTCGACTTCGTGAGCTTTTCCGACGAGCACCGTCTGACGGTGCGCTTTATCGAGTTCATGCCGTTCTTGGACAATGGCTGGTCACCGACCAAGGTGATTTCATCGGCTGAGATTCGAGAGAGGTTAGCGTCCCGGTACGCACTCCGCGCACTGCCGACCGCCTCCAACGACGTAGCGAGGGAGTACGCGGTCGATGGCCACAATGGGCGAGTTGCCTTTGTTTCGAGTGTGTCGGAAAGCTTCTGTGCTGGATGCAGCCGTCTTCGCCTAACTGCCGATGGACAGCTGAAGTCATGCCTGTTCTTGCCCCCGGCCGTATCTCTGCGAGACCTCGTTCGTGCCGGGGCGACAGAGGTCGATTTGGCAGCGGCGGTGCGAGCGTGTCTGGAAGGCAAATGGCGCGCTCACCCCCCTATGCGCAGTTGGGCGCAGAGAGACAACTTAACGATGGTGCAGATCGGCGGATGA
- a CDS encoding bifunctional molybdenum cofactor biosynthesis protein MoaC/MoaB, whose translation MRDVSHKNTTKRTALARAELTASPDTIRRVQQGDTPKGDPVPIAKVAAIQATKKTTEWIPYCHNIPIEHVRVDFEFLEDRIAIEVFVTSVAKTGVEMEALTAAAAGALTLYDMLKMIDEEMEIVGVKLLSKTGGKSDLPKLTSWNAQILVMSDRAHQGVYEDRSGPILKQALSSHGASSVATSILPDEPRALVQAVQQAVEERVALLIVTGGTGVGPRDFTTETLEPLLHTALPGVVAAFESYSQARVPTAMLARPVAGLIRSTIVLAIPGSPSACEDAMACLMPSLLHVHKMLAGEGHP comes from the coding sequence ATGAGAGACGTTTCACACAAGAACACAACCAAACGGACTGCGCTCGCGCGTGCCGAACTGACCGCGAGTCCCGACACGATCCGCAGAGTCCAGCAAGGCGATACCCCAAAAGGAGATCCCGTTCCGATCGCGAAGGTTGCGGCCATTCAGGCCACCAAGAAGACGACGGAGTGGATCCCGTATTGCCATAACATCCCGATTGAGCACGTGCGTGTGGACTTCGAGTTTCTGGAAGACCGAATCGCCATCGAGGTTTTCGTCACGTCCGTTGCAAAGACGGGAGTCGAGATGGAGGCTTTGACCGCCGCAGCAGCGGGAGCGCTGACGCTCTACGACATGCTGAAAATGATCGATGAAGAGATGGAAATCGTCGGCGTAAAGCTCTTGTCCAAGACGGGAGGCAAGAGCGACTTGCCCAAGCTCACGAGCTGGAATGCCCAGATCCTCGTCATGTCTGACCGCGCTCATCAGGGAGTGTACGAAGACCGAAGTGGCCCCATTCTCAAGCAGGCGCTGTCCTCCCACGGAGCGAGTTCAGTGGCCACAAGCATCCTCCCTGACGAGCCACGAGCCCTCGTTCAGGCTGTCCAACAGGCCGTGGAAGAGAGAGTTGCCCTTCTCATCGTCACTGGCGGTACCGGCGTCGGACCGCGCGACTTCACCACCGAAACCCTCGAACCGCTCTTGCACACCGCACTTCCCGGCGTCGTCGCTGCCTTCGAGTCCTACAGTCAGGCAAGGGTTCCAACCGCGATGCTTGCCCGCCCGGTGGCGGGACTCATCCGAAGCACGATCGTGCTTGCGATACCCGGAAGTCCTTCGGCCTGCGAAGACGCGATGGCTTGCCTCATGCCAAGTCTGCTTCACGTCCACAAGATGCTTGCGGGGGAGGGTCATCCGTGA
- a CDS encoding molybdopterin molybdotransferase MoeA produces MISVDHALEVIRSYRPARPTETVPLNAARGRVAARDYTSPLDFPLFDNSAMDGYAVGGPEGPWEIVGEIAAGQSTKLTLGPCEAVRIFTGAPVCARTFGVIPQEEATVQDGFLMGVVRRSAHVRFRAEEAATGKIVVRAGQRLQPPHLAGLASCGFSAVEVEKVPVTTVLTTGNEVVSPGETLSFGQIHNSNATAIQATLADWGIAAQTQHALDRLSDLQELVPRICETSDLLISTGGVSVGAHDYVRPAMEAARFEVMFHGVAVKPGKPMAFGVREDGKVWFGLPGNPFSTWVGLLVFIAAWLGHDLKREPITLAHGMGHKPGREEYVPAVRQADGQAKALEVVGSHANLAMIDAEGLLRIESSAEELQPGQIVEFLQVPWSLDA; encoded by the coding sequence GTGATCTCGGTAGACCATGCCCTAGAGGTGATACGGAGCTACCGACCAGCACGCCCCACTGAGACTGTGCCGCTCAACGCCGCTCGGGGTCGCGTCGCCGCCCGTGACTACACATCGCCGCTCGACTTCCCGCTCTTCGATAACTCCGCGATGGATGGCTACGCGGTCGGGGGACCCGAAGGGCCGTGGGAAATCGTTGGCGAAATCGCGGCGGGCCAATCCACGAAACTCACGCTCGGTCCGTGCGAGGCGGTCCGCATCTTCACCGGCGCACCGGTTTGCGCGCGCACCTTCGGGGTGATCCCACAAGAAGAGGCGACGGTACAAGACGGTTTCCTCATGGGCGTCGTACGTCGTTCTGCACATGTGCGGTTCCGGGCGGAAGAAGCGGCAACAGGAAAAATCGTGGTCCGCGCAGGGCAGAGGCTTCAGCCACCGCACTTGGCTGGCCTCGCTTCCTGCGGGTTCTCTGCTGTCGAAGTCGAGAAGGTCCCCGTGACGACCGTCCTGACAACGGGAAATGAAGTTGTGTCCCCGGGGGAAACACTATCGTTCGGTCAGATTCACAACTCAAACGCGACCGCGATCCAGGCAACGCTTGCCGATTGGGGCATCGCCGCGCAAACTCAGCACGCACTGGATCGACTCTCCGATTTGCAGGAGCTGGTTCCTCGCATCTGCGAAACGAGCGACCTGCTGATCTCAACCGGCGGGGTGTCCGTCGGCGCGCACGACTACGTCCGGCCAGCCATGGAAGCCGCACGGTTCGAGGTTATGTTCCACGGCGTCGCCGTGAAGCCGGGTAAGCCGATGGCGTTCGGAGTCCGGGAGGACGGCAAAGTGTGGTTTGGGCTGCCCGGAAACCCATTTTCGACGTGGGTCGGGTTGCTCGTTTTCATCGCTGCCTGGCTGGGACACGATCTTAAGCGCGAGCCGATCACGCTTGCACACGGAATGGGGCACAAGCCAGGCCGCGAGGAGTACGTTCCCGCGGTGCGACAAGCCGACGGTCAGGCCAAAGCACTGGAAGTCGTCGGTTCGCATGCAAACCTAGCGATGATCGACGCTGAAGGGCTTCTGAGGATCGAATCCTCTGCCGAGGAACTGCAACCGGGCCAGATCGTGGAGTTCCTTCAGGTCCCCTGGAGCCTAGACGCATGA
- a CDS encoding MoaD/ThiS family protein, giving the protein MKRVKLRYFAVLRERRGLSEEWLDTDLTTAGQLVRFLIAEHRLGLPDALIRVAVANEFVGPDYHLVDRDEIVLVPPVAGG; this is encoded by the coding sequence ATGAAGCGAGTCAAACTTCGATACTTCGCGGTGCTACGTGAGCGGCGCGGTTTGAGCGAAGAGTGGTTGGACACGGACTTGACAACTGCAGGCCAACTCGTTCGATTTCTCATCGCCGAACATCGACTTGGTCTGCCAGATGCCCTCATTCGAGTGGCCGTCGCGAACGAGTTTGTCGGCCCCGACTATCACTTGGTCGATCGGGACGAGATCGTCCTGGTCCCCCCGGTGGCCGGGGGATGA
- a CDS encoding ThiF family adenylyltransferase, producing the protein MSFLLADAPIQPLAHADDAAGGFVTFEGKVRNHAAGQTVVALEYEAFPDMAIAQGEQLVNEAVERFELRSARVIHRVGKLVVGDTAVVVQTASAHRRAAFEACEWMMDQLKWRVPIWKRETYATGVSEWVMPHKSADAAQDTAMFARQMRLPQVGERGQMDLSKAKVLLVGVGGLASGSLPALVGAGIGTIGLVDADLVDVSNLHRQPLYAAEDVGRSKVERAAWFATRLRPAVTIQPFPENLTASNAEQLVSAYDWVVDGTDSLATKFLLDRVCKKLGRPLVTASVHQFEGQIMTIVPGGPSLRDLFPTPPPDNCVGTCAQTGVLGVVPSVMGVLQANEVIKGILGLSVLDNRLILLDLQTLELTSLRRTANVCTSEPELDWSLDPELSRLDSYEIIDIRELDESPVLAVPHRRIPMQDCYQLGWDRPTLFVCATGRRSYRLVADLRARNQENVYSLNGGIASLTHD; encoded by the coding sequence ATGAGCTTCTTACTGGCTGATGCGCCGATTCAGCCGCTGGCGCACGCCGACGATGCAGCGGGTGGATTCGTCACGTTCGAAGGGAAGGTGCGGAACCACGCTGCGGGTCAGACAGTGGTCGCCCTCGAATACGAAGCGTTTCCGGACATGGCGATCGCGCAAGGCGAGCAGCTCGTGAACGAGGCAGTCGAGCGGTTCGAGCTTCGGTCCGCAAGAGTGATTCACCGCGTCGGCAAGCTCGTCGTGGGCGACACCGCCGTTGTGGTCCAGACAGCTTCCGCACACCGCCGAGCCGCATTCGAAGCCTGTGAGTGGATGATGGATCAGCTCAAATGGCGAGTACCGATCTGGAAACGGGAAACGTATGCCACTGGTGTCTCTGAGTGGGTCATGCCCCACAAATCTGCCGATGCGGCCCAAGACACCGCCATGTTTGCACGTCAAATGCGACTCCCCCAAGTTGGAGAGCGCGGCCAAATGGACCTGAGCAAGGCTAAGGTGCTCCTCGTAGGGGTAGGCGGCCTGGCCTCAGGAAGCCTGCCCGCGCTCGTGGGAGCGGGAATAGGAACGATCGGCCTAGTCGATGCTGACCTCGTCGATGTCTCGAATCTCCACCGCCAACCGCTCTACGCGGCCGAGGATGTGGGTCGATCAAAGGTTGAGCGGGCGGCATGGTTCGCCACGCGCCTCCGCCCTGCGGTCACGATCCAACCGTTTCCCGAAAACCTGACCGCCTCGAATGCCGAGCAGCTGGTCTCCGCCTATGACTGGGTTGTTGACGGAACTGACTCGCTCGCCACCAAGTTCCTGCTGGATCGTGTCTGCAAGAAGCTTGGCAGGCCCTTGGTCACCGCAAGCGTGCACCAGTTTGAGGGCCAGATCATGACGATCGTGCCGGGTGGTCCCAGCTTGCGCGACCTATTCCCGACGCCGCCCCCGGACAACTGCGTCGGGACCTGCGCGCAAACAGGGGTACTCGGAGTTGTTCCATCTGTGATGGGGGTTCTGCAGGCAAACGAGGTGATCAAGGGCATTCTTGGCCTGTCAGTTCTGGACAACCGCTTGATTCTCTTGGACTTACAGACCTTGGAGCTCACTTCGCTCCGCCGCACCGCAAACGTCTGCACATCAGAGCCGGAACTCGACTGGAGTCTAGACCCAGAACTCTCTCGCCTCGATTCCTACGAGATCATCGACATACGGGAGCTCGATGAGTCCCCGGTGCTGGCAGTTCCACATCGGAGAATCCCGATGCAAGATTGCTACCAACTCGGATGGGACCGTCCTACCCTCTTCGTGTGTGCGACGGGCCGCCGCAGCTATCGGCTGGTGGCAGACCTGCGCGCCAGGAATCAGGAGAACGTGTACTCGCTTAACGGCGGCATCGCGAGTCTCACTCATGATTGA
- a CDS encoding sulfite exporter TauE/SafE family protein: MIETWLLIGVFVVALAYSMVGHGGASGYLALIAFTTIPSAVGATTALALNVLVAGITLLVFRRAKHFDGSLAWPLLLGSVPLAFLGGKLRFESATQDLVLALVLVYAAAALMLKTKTPSASGETTAPRRWVLTATGSGIGLLSGFVGVGGGIFLSPLMILRKWAQPHTVAALSAGFIFANSIAGLLARPSDVLQESLGLWPLTLGGVAGAICGSLLGANRVSSLWLRRALGVVLLLAVAKLLQKSLGL, from the coding sequence ATGATTGAAACTTGGCTGCTCATCGGTGTCTTTGTCGTTGCGCTTGCCTACAGCATGGTCGGTCACGGCGGGGCCTCCGGTTACTTGGCGCTCATAGCCTTCACCACGATCCCGAGTGCGGTAGGGGCGACAACGGCGCTAGCGCTCAACGTCCTCGTTGCGGGTATCACGCTTCTGGTGTTCCGCCGTGCGAAACACTTCGATGGGTCGCTCGCCTGGCCGCTGCTACTGGGCTCGGTACCTCTTGCCTTCCTGGGCGGAAAGCTGCGTTTCGAAAGCGCGACGCAAGACCTGGTGCTGGCACTCGTACTCGTCTACGCTGCCGCCGCGCTCATGCTCAAGACCAAGACCCCTTCGGCGAGCGGCGAAACAACCGCCCCGAGACGCTGGGTGCTCACGGCGACGGGGTCGGGAATTGGGCTCTTAAGTGGGTTCGTCGGAGTGGGGGGTGGGATCTTTCTCTCGCCGCTCATGATTCTGCGGAAATGGGCGCAACCCCATACCGTCGCAGCACTGTCCGCGGGGTTCATCTTTGCCAATTCCATCGCAGGCTTACTCGCTCGCCCCAGTGACGTTTTGCAGGAAAGCCTGGGGTTGTGGCCTCTCACCCTTGGGGGCGTCGCCGGAGCGATTTGTGGCAGCCTGCTCGGGGCCAACCGAGTATCGAGCCTCTGGCTTCGCCGCGCTCTAGGCGTCGTGCTGCTCCTCGCGGTCGCCAAGCTCCTGCAGAAGAGCTTGGGGCTATGA